From Coffea arabica cultivar ET-39 chromosome 2e, Coffea Arabica ET-39 HiFi, whole genome shotgun sequence, the proteins below share one genomic window:
- the LOC113733265 gene encoding uncharacterized protein, with translation MMRIAEARKMRSLGSSYACLESLSYQFLQRCLVSGTAKGKSKIKGAQPLKRSKVTTKKGTGSGDSNEKDGGPRRKSEFDELVDECLASTSPIRFLKPKEKAREAEREKMGLKSKVMEEQGKKWKKMKNEFDSPFLMGTPGLDLITLGLVDADKIPKYELTVEDGRRLAKEYSRVLMRKHRARQAAESAFLRCKKEAIEALPEGLKAAALVPDLTPFPANRFMATLTPPIEGYLEKVKEAAKRSSGKEKLR, from the coding sequence AGAAAAATGAGATCTTTGGGCTCATCATACGCTTGTCTGGAGTCTTTGAGTTATCAATTTCTGCAAAGATGCTTAGTCAGCGGAACTGCAAAAGGGAAATCTAAAATCAAAGGAGCACAGCCATTGAAGAGATCGAAGGTAACAACCAAGAAAGGAACTGGGTCGGGTGATTCGAATGAGAAAGATGGTGGGCCCAGAAGAAAatccgaatttgatgaattGGTCGACGAGTGCTTGGCTTCGACTTCCCCAATTAGATTCTTGAAGCCTAAGGAAAAAGCTAGGGAAGCCGAGAGAGAAAAGATGGGGCTGAAAAGTAAGGTAATGGAAGAACAggggaagaaatggaagaaaatgaagaatgaATTTGATTCCCCATTTTTGATGGGTACCCCAGGATTGGATTTGATTACGCTGGGCTTGGTTGATGCCGACAAGATTCCTAAATATGAGTTGACTGTTGAGGATGGTAGAAGGCTTGCCAAGGAGTATAGCAGGGTTCTGATGAGGAAGCATAGAGCTAGACAGGCTGCTGAGTCTGCATTCTTGAGGTGTAAGAAAGAAGCTATTGAGGCATTACCTGAGGGTCTGAAGGCTGCTGCTTTGGTCCCCGATTTGACCCCCTTTCCGGCGAATCGATTTATGGCTACTTTGACACCTCCTATTGAAGGGTATCTTGAGAAGGTTAAGGAAGCAGCCAAGAGGAGTTCTGGCAAGGAAAAACTTAGATGA